In Candidatus Poribacteria bacterium, the following are encoded in one genomic region:
- a CDS encoding SDR family oxidoreductase, protein TTTQGGVKMVDATMDRWGQIDVLFDNLGDAAASGLRLHETDEEAWKYLVDINLHTGYMCAQAAIPKMQEQKQGSIIFVSAAGETRQRANAGYGAAKWGLIGLTRNLA, encoded by the coding sequence TACCACCACCCAAGGCGGCGTTAAGATGGTAGATGCCACCATGGATCGGTGGGGACAAATCGATGTGTTGTTCGATAATCTGGGAGACGCCGCTGCGAGTGGATTACGGTTGCACGAAACCGATGAGGAGGCGTGGAAGTATCTGGTCGACATCAACCTCCACACCGGTTACATGTGCGCGCAGGCAGCAATCCCAAAAATGCAGGAGCAAAAGCAGGGATCGATAATCTTTGTATCGGCTGCGGGTGAAACCCGACAACGCGCCAACGCCGGTTATGGTGCAGCGAAATGGGGACTGATAGGACTCACCCGTAATCTCGCG
- a CDS encoding phytanoyl-CoA dioxygenase family protein produces the protein MTKQIETCVSQLREVGWCVVEGVIPGNEVETIRQHVEGAHLEATAEYEAAGGSLGRQTDKDGGPGKNVIAYIQPLAPYLAEKRVLGVIRTMLDPHVRIAQTEFKTRPPNDYNKMYRSYHSDWPHDLSDRDRAGAVRQPFPDVTMGLTTIWLLSPFGPESGGTWVVPGSHQDLRNPRGPEDGIDEFKPIPGEMQVSGPAGSVVIIDSRIWHSNAANPSDKPRVAIVVRYVPWWVSVEFGGRNNAIVPRHVYEAFPEEVKPLYRHRVNGVTYNIS, from the coding sequence TTGACGAAGCAGATTGAGACTTGTGTGTCGCAATTAAGAGAGGTGGGTTGGTGCGTGGTAGAGGGTGTTATCCCCGGTAATGAAGTGGAGACGATTCGACAGCATGTGGAAGGCGCCCATCTGGAGGCGACAGCCGAATATGAAGCAGCCGGTGGTTCACTCGGTCGCCAGACGGACAAAGATGGAGGACCTGGGAAAAACGTCATCGCCTACATTCAGCCGTTGGCTCCCTACTTGGCGGAGAAGCGGGTGCTTGGTGTAATTAGGACAATGCTTGACCCACATGTGCGGATTGCGCAAACTGAGTTTAAGACCCGACCACCGAATGACTATAACAAGATGTATCGTTCTTACCATTCGGATTGGCCCCACGATCTGTCGGATAGGGACCGAGCGGGTGCTGTCCGTCAACCGTTTCCCGACGTTACGATGGGATTGACGACGATATGGCTGCTCTCACCATTTGGACCTGAAAGCGGTGGCACGTGGGTGGTGCCGGGAAGCCACCAGGATCTGCGCAATCCGAGGGGACCAGAAGACGGAATTGACGAATTTAAGCCTATTCCCGGTGAAATGCAGGTCTCGGGTCCCGCGGGTAGTGTGGTGATAATAGATAGCCGTATTTGGCACTCGAACGCCGCCAATCCCAGCGATAAGCCGCGAGTGGCGATTGTGGTGCGTTATGTGCCGTGGTGGGTGAGTGTGGAGTTTGGTGGACGTAACAATGCGATCGTTCCACGGCACGTTTACGAGGCGTTCCCGGAGGAGGTTAAACCGCTGTATCGGCACCGGGTCAACGGAGTAACATACAACATTTCTTGA
- a CDS encoding HEAT repeat domain-containing protein, which yields MSVSFNNAPVLLTDEQMRQYIVDGYVMLEPSVPDDLHETIRGKLADVLEAGINPGNNVLPRVPEMRHILNSPEVRGALISALGEGYIEHPHRYCHHLGPVTDPDPEPEIKLAANCHQDSYTPLGRPRQHYSRFARIMYYPQDTPIELGPTHAIPGTQFHKRLTDEDRAQAIPMEGKAGTVSLTHFDVGHAAGVNLLNQPRDMIKFIYVRASEPTAPSWDCQNLQWQNPAAIETPHNLELVWSHMWDWLCGKRDRYESFRSNGVQSTKNRVSQYIAALGEDRDLADRLRAIYDLAGLGSDAAEAIPALIAMLDNDHQAARVAAIYTLGAIGDPAVPPLMERLKAAGQRENAHPVPEPWNEGAISMEDAAHALTAIGRSAVPALTEALESSSEWVRINASFALGELDSHAASSVSKLTACLKDDSHRVVRTATDSLGSIHQGAATFIPHLSRLLTENRVDWHEEERRGWTTQDQVRTNAAMAFTRLGKDAAGAEDVLFHALDDSCGHVGAFAMDALRRIDSPAARQAVMAYLEAQRWDESITKDRQF from the coding sequence AAGCGGGCATCAATCCGGGGAACAACGTACTGCCACGGGTGCCGGAGATGCGGCACATCCTCAACAGTCCTGAAGTACGTGGCGCATTGATAAGTGCGTTGGGCGAGGGATATATCGAACACCCGCACCGTTACTGTCATCACTTGGGGCCGGTTACTGACCCAGATCCTGAACCGGAAATCAAGTTAGCTGCAAACTGCCACCAAGATTCATATACCCCTTTAGGCAGACCCCGGCAGCACTATTCCCGTTTCGCTAGGATTATGTACTATCCACAGGACACGCCGATTGAACTGGGACCGACCCATGCCATCCCCGGCACACAATTCCATAAGCGCCTGACCGATGAGGATCGGGCACAAGCCATTCCAATGGAAGGAAAAGCGGGCACCGTGTCGCTGACGCATTTCGATGTGGGTCATGCCGCGGGTGTCAACCTCCTCAATCAACCGCGCGATATGATAAAGTTTATTTATGTCCGTGCATCAGAGCCTACTGCCCCGTCATGGGATTGTCAAAACCTCCAGTGGCAGAACCCAGCTGCTATCGAAACACCGCACAATTTAGAACTAGTATGGTCTCACATGTGGGATTGGTTGTGTGGGAAACGTGACCGCTATGAAAGTTTCCGAAGCAATGGTGTACAATCGACAAAAAATCGTGTGTCCCAATATATCGCCGCTTTGGGAGAGGATCGGGATTTAGCTGACCGGTTGAGAGCGATTTATGATTTGGCTGGGCTCGGTTCCGACGCCGCCGAAGCTATCCCTGCCTTGATCGCCATGTTGGATAACGATCATCAGGCGGCGCGGGTAGCTGCAATCTATACGCTCGGCGCAATCGGAGACCCCGCCGTTCCACCGTTGATGGAGAGGTTGAAAGCGGCGGGTCAGCGAGAAAACGCGCATCCAGTCCCGGAACCTTGGAACGAAGGTGCCATTTCGATGGAAGATGCAGCGCACGCCTTGACCGCTATTGGGCGGTCCGCTGTTCCTGCTTTGACCGAAGCGCTTGAATCTTCAAGTGAGTGGGTCCGCATTAATGCCAGCTTTGCCTTAGGCGAATTGGATTCCCATGCAGCAAGTTCTGTATCAAAGCTGACAGCATGTCTAAAGGATGATTCACATCGCGTGGTTCGTACAGCGACGGACTCGCTAGGAAGCATCCATCAGGGGGCAGCGACGTTTATCCCACATCTTAGCCGCTTGCTGACAGAGAATAGAGTGGACTGGCACGAGGAGGAGCGTCGTGGGTGGACAACTCAGGATCAGGTTCGGACTAACGCGGCGATGGCGTTTACACGGTTGGGGAAGGACGCTGCAGGTGCCGAGGATGTTTTGTTCCACGCACTGGATGATTCATGTGGGCATGTAGGTGCTTTTGCGATGGACGCTTTGAGACGCATTGATTCGCCGGCCGCTCGACAGGCTGTTATGGCGTACTTGGAAGCCCAACGTTGGGATGAATCTATCACAAAGGATAGGCAGTTTTGA